The following coding sequences are from one Thermodesulfobacteriota bacterium window:
- a CDS encoding extracellular solute-binding protein, with product MTRWTPPLLLAALLACASGAAAEAPVHALAMHGAPKYGPGFPHFEYVTPDAPKGGEVRLHAIGTFDTLNHLNLKGVAAVGLGGLYDTLLTSSDDEAFSEYGLLAQAVEVPADRSWAVFHLRPEARWHDGAPVTAEDVVFSLALLQEQGHPFYRAYYASVKRAEVVGERSVRFAFSEGENRELPLIVGQMPVLPRHYWEGREFDRTTLEPPLGSGPYRIANVDPGRAITYARVEDYWGRDLPVNRGRHNFARMRFDYYRDATVALEAFKAGEYDFRQENVARDWATGYDVPAARQGLLIRQEIFHERPTGMQAFVMNTRRSLFRDPRVRQALAYAFDFEWTNANLFYGQYTRTSSYFSNSELASTGLPGPEELALLEPFRGRIPEEVFTREYRPPATEGSGQIRENLRQALDLLGQAGWTVRDKKLRNDQGEAFSFEILLNAPTWERISLPFAKNLERLGIEARVRTVDAAQYQKRVEDFDFDMVVDVFGQSLSPGNEQRDFWSSTAAGEPGSRNTIGVKDPAVDALVDLVIAAPDRESLIHRTRALDRVLLWGHYVIPHWHIRSFRVAYWDKFGRPEVAPKYALGFDAWWVDTAREAALKARGVNLKSVP from the coding sequence ATGACCCGCTGGACGCCCCCCCTTCTCTTGGCCGCCCTCCTGGCCTGCGCCTCCGGGGCCGCCGCCGAGGCGCCCGTCCACGCCCTGGCCATGCACGGGGCCCCCAAGTACGGGCCCGGGTTCCCCCACTTCGAGTACGTGACTCCTGACGCACCCAAGGGAGGCGAGGTACGGCTCCACGCCATCGGCACCTTCGACACCCTGAACCACCTGAACCTCAAGGGAGTCGCCGCGGTGGGCCTGGGGGGGCTCTACGACACGCTCCTCACCAGCTCCGACGACGAGGCCTTCAGCGAGTATGGCCTCCTGGCGCAGGCCGTGGAGGTGCCCGCGGACCGCTCCTGGGCGGTGTTCCACCTCCGGCCCGAAGCCCGCTGGCACGACGGGGCGCCGGTGACGGCCGAGGACGTGGTCTTCAGCCTCGCCCTGCTCCAGGAGCAGGGCCACCCCTTCTACCGGGCCTACTACGCCAGCGTGAAGCGGGCGGAGGTGGTGGGCGAGCGGTCCGTGCGGTTTGCCTTCTCTGAGGGAGAGAACCGGGAGCTCCCCCTCATCGTGGGGCAGATGCCCGTGCTGCCGCGCCACTACTGGGAGGGGCGCGAGTTCGACCGCACCACCCTGGAGCCGCCCCTGGGGAGCGGCCCCTACCGGATCGCCAACGTGGACCCCGGGCGTGCCATCACCTACGCCCGGGTGGAGGACTACTGGGGGCGCGACCTGCCGGTGAACCGGGGGCGCCACAACTTCGCCCGCATGCGCTTCGACTACTACCGGGACGCCACCGTGGCCCTGGAGGCCTTCAAGGCGGGCGAGTACGACTTCCGCCAGGAGAACGTGGCCCGGGACTGGGCCACCGGCTACGACGTGCCCGCCGCGCGCCAGGGTCTATTGATACGCCAGGAGATCTTCCACGAGCGGCCCACGGGCATGCAGGCCTTCGTGATGAACACCCGCCGTTCCCTCTTCCGGGACCCTCGGGTGCGCCAGGCCCTGGCCTACGCCTTCGACTTCGAGTGGACCAACGCAAACCTGTTCTATGGGCAGTACACCCGCACCTCGAGCTACTTCTCCAACAGCGAGCTCGCCTCCACGGGGCTCCCGGGTCCGGAGGAGCTGGCGCTCCTGGAGCCCTTCCGGGGACGCATCCCCGAGGAGGTCTTTACCCGGGAGTACCGGCCCCCCGCCACCGAAGGCTCGGGCCAGATCCGGGAGAACCTGCGCCAGGCGCTGGATCTGCTGGGACAGGCGGGATGGACGGTGCGGGACAAGAAGCTGCGCAACGACCAGGGCGAGGCCTTTTCTTTCGAGATCCTCTTGAACGCCCCCACCTGGGAGCGCATCAGCCTGCCCTTTGCCAAGAACCTGGAGCGGTTGGGGATCGAGGCCCGGGTGCGCACGGTGGATGCGGCCCAGTACCAGAAACGGGTCGAGGACTTCGACTTCGACATGGTGGTGGACGTGTTCGGCCAGTCCCTGTCGCCCGGCAACGAGCAACGGGACTTCTGGAGCTCCACCGCCGCGGGCGAGCCCGGCAGCCGCAACACCATCGGCGTGAAAGACCCGGCCGTGGACGCCCTGGTGGACCTGGTGATCGCGGCCCCCGACCGGGAGAGCCTGATCCACCGCACCCGGGCCCTGGACCGGGTGCTCCTGTGGGGCCACTACGTGATCCCCCACTGGCACATCCGCTCCTTCCGCGTGGCGTACTGGGACAAGTTCGGGCGGCCCGAGGTCGCGCCCAAGTACGCCCTGGGATTCGACGCCTGGTGGGTCGACACCGCCCGGGAGGCCGCCCTGAAGGCGCGGGGAGTCAACCTCAAGTCCGTGCCGTAG
- a CDS encoding microcin C ABC transporter permease YejB: MLAYTLRRILLIVPTLFGILVVNFLVVQAAPGGPVEQMIARIKGQGVEATARVSGAGQEDVAVRAHAPPGAGEAPSKYRGARGLPPELIREIERQFGFDRPAHERFWRMLKSYAVFDFGESFFRSRRVVDLVLDKMPVSISLGLWTTLLVYLISIPLGVAKAVRDGSRLDVWSSTVVVLGNAIPGFLFAILLIVLFAGGRYFDWFPLRGLVSENWHELAWPARILDYFWHITLPVTSMVIGGFAGLTMLTKNSFLEEIHKQYVVTARAKGLTERRVLYGHVFRNAMLIVIAGFPSAFVGALFTGSLLTEIIFSLDGLGLLGFEAAVNRDYPVMFGTLYFFTLLGLLLNLVGDLTYHLVDPRIDFESREA, translated from the coding sequence ATGCTCGCCTACACCCTGCGCCGCATCCTCCTGATCGTGCCGACCCTGTTCGGCATTCTGGTGGTGAATTTCCTGGTGGTCCAGGCGGCGCCCGGCGGGCCGGTGGAGCAGATGATCGCCCGCATCAAGGGACAGGGCGTGGAGGCCACAGCCCGGGTGAGCGGGGCAGGGCAGGAGGACGTGGCCGTGCGAGCCCACGCCCCCCCGGGGGCCGGTGAGGCCCCCAGCAAGTACCGGGGAGCCCGGGGCCTCCCCCCGGAGCTCATCCGGGAGATCGAGCGCCAGTTCGGGTTCGACCGGCCCGCCCACGAGCGCTTCTGGCGCATGCTCAAGAGCTACGCCGTCTTCGACTTCGGCGAGAGCTTCTTCCGCAGCCGGCGGGTGGTGGACCTGGTGCTCGACAAGATGCCGGTGTCCATCTCGCTCGGGCTCTGGACCACGCTCCTGGTCTACCTGATCTCGATTCCCCTGGGGGTCGCCAAGGCGGTGCGCGACGGCTCCCGGTTGGACGTGTGGTCGAGCACGGTGGTGGTGCTCGGCAACGCCATCCCCGGGTTCCTCTTCGCCATCCTGTTGATCGTGCTCTTCGCCGGGGGCCGTTACTTCGACTGGTTCCCCCTGCGGGGGCTCGTGTCCGAGAACTGGCACGAGCTCGCCTGGCCCGCGCGCATCCTCGACTACTTCTGGCACATCACCCTGCCCGTGACCTCCATGGTGATCGGGGGGTTCGCGGGCCTGACCATGCTCACGAAGAACTCCTTTCTCGAAGAGATCCACAAACAGTACGTGGTAACGGCCCGGGCCAAGGGCCTCACGGAGCGCCGGGTGCTCTACGGCCACGTGTTCCGCAACGCCATGCTCATCGTCATCGCTGGGTTCCCGAGCGCCTTTGTGGGGGCGCTCTTCACCGGGTCGCTGCTGACCGAGATCATCTTCTCCCTGGACGGGCTCGGCCTCCTGGGCTTCGAGGCCGCGGTGAACCGGGACTATCCGGTCATGTTCGGCACCCTGTACTTCTTCACCCTGCTCGGCCTGCTCCTGAACCTGGTCGGGGACCTCACCTACCACCTGGTGGACCCCCGCATCGACTTCGAGAGCCGGGAGGCGTGA
- a CDS encoding ABC transporter permease gives MTPVRLTPLTRRRLANFRANRRGYWSLWLFLALFGASLCAELLANDRPLLVRYEGAFYVPAIQAYPETAFGGFLPTEADYRDPEVAGLIREKGWMVWPPVRYRYDTINFALRVPAPAPPSRDNWLGTDDHGRDVVARLIYGFRISVLFGLTLTLLSSAVGIAAGAVQGYFGGAVDLFFQRFIEVWQGLPILYLLIILASVVEPSFWWLLGLMLLFSWMGLVGVVRAEFLRVRNFDYVRAARALGVSDAVIMFRHILPNAMVATLTFLPFILNSSITTLTALDFLGFGLPPGSASLGELLNQGKANLHAPWLGITAFAVLAVMLSLLIFIGEAVRDAFDPRKTLR, from the coding sequence GTGACCCCCGTGCGTCTCACCCCCCTGACCCGGCGCCGCCTCGCCAACTTTCGCGCCAACCGCCGCGGGTACTGGTCTTTGTGGCTCTTCCTCGCGCTCTTCGGGGCGAGCCTGTGCGCGGAGCTCCTGGCCAACGACCGGCCCCTGCTCGTGCGCTACGAAGGCGCCTTCTACGTGCCGGCAATCCAGGCCTACCCCGAGACGGCCTTCGGAGGCTTCCTTCCCACCGAGGCCGACTACCGGGACCCGGAGGTGGCCGGGCTCATCCGGGAGAAGGGGTGGATGGTCTGGCCCCCGGTGCGCTACCGCTACGACACCATCAACTTCGCCTTGCGGGTGCCGGCCCCTGCCCCCCCCTCGAGGGACAACTGGCTCGGCACCGACGACCACGGCCGCGACGTGGTGGCGCGGCTCATCTACGGCTTCCGGATCTCGGTGCTCTTCGGGCTGACCCTCACGCTCCTGTCTTCGGCGGTAGGGATCGCGGCGGGGGCCGTGCAGGGGTACTTCGGGGGGGCGGTGGACCTCTTCTTCCAGCGCTTCATCGAGGTGTGGCAGGGCCTGCCCATCCTCTACCTCCTCATCATCCTGGCGAGCGTGGTGGAGCCGAGCTTCTGGTGGCTGCTCGGGCTCATGCTGCTCTTTAGCTGGATGGGGCTCGTGGGGGTGGTGCGCGCCGAGTTCCTCCGGGTGCGCAACTTCGACTACGTGCGGGCGGCCCGGGCGCTCGGGGTGAGCGACGCGGTCATCATGTTCCGCCACATCCTGCCCAACGCCATGGTCGCCACGCTCACCTTCCTGCCCTTCATCTTGAACAGCTCCATCACGACGCTTACGGCGCTGGATTTCCTGGGCTTCGGCCTGCCCCCCGGCTCCGCCTCCCTGGGAGAGCTCCTGAACCAGGGCAAGGCCAACCTCCACGCGCCCTGGCTCGGCATCACCGCGTTTGCCGTGCTGGCGGTCATGCTGAGCCTCCTCATCTTCATCGGCGAGGCCGTGCGCGACGCCTTCGACCCCCGGAAGACCCTGCGA